Proteins from one Vulgatibacter sp. genomic window:
- a CDS encoding sensor histidine kinase has translation MIAPILYVDDDRANLVVFEATLEGALPIRTAGSGVEALEILRSEEIAVLLTDQRMPGMSGVELAEQAKVEFPDTVRVLITAYSDLNAAVDAINRGQIHLYLRKPWEPRELRLALESARERYLTTRRMRELERRLLATERVYALGVIAAGIAHEIRGPVGVLQTNVEVLREGLRELNLAMTRGVVDPGSATMQLAEMDAILADCSEATHNVLEITRSIEVSTRSVAETEVDLREVIRLVTRSIRAELYQRGTLDLDLGEVPVVCGSRTRLGQVVLNLVVNALEAMRPERRGTNRLKVKLWAEDGRVRLLVEDNGPGIPPAALDRIFDPFFTTKADGGTGLGLAISRRIVEECAGSLEVTSVEGVGTRFVVDLPAGV, from the coding sequence ATGATCGCCCCCATCCTCTACGTCGACGACGACAGGGCGAACCTCGTCGTCTTCGAAGCGACCCTCGAGGGCGCTCTCCCCATCCGCACCGCCGGCAGCGGGGTCGAGGCGCTCGAGATCCTCCGCAGCGAGGAGATCGCCGTGCTCCTCACCGATCAGCGCATGCCAGGCATGAGCGGTGTCGAGCTCGCCGAGCAGGCGAAGGTCGAGTTCCCCGACACGGTGCGCGTGCTCATCACCGCGTACTCGGATCTCAATGCTGCGGTGGACGCGATCAACCGGGGCCAGATCCATCTCTACCTGCGCAAGCCCTGGGAGCCGCGGGAGCTGCGGCTGGCCCTCGAGTCGGCGCGGGAGCGCTACCTCACCACCCGGCGGATGCGCGAGCTGGAGCGGCGCCTCCTCGCCACCGAGCGCGTCTACGCGCTGGGGGTGATCGCCGCCGGCATCGCCCACGAGATCCGCGGGCCGGTCGGCGTGCTGCAGACCAACGTCGAGGTGCTGCGCGAAGGACTGCGGGAGCTGAACCTCGCCATGACCCGCGGCGTGGTCGATCCCGGCTCCGCCACCATGCAGCTCGCGGAGATGGACGCGATCCTCGCCGACTGCAGCGAGGCGACCCACAACGTCCTCGAGATCACCCGCTCGATCGAGGTCTCGACCCGCTCCGTTGCGGAGACCGAGGTCGATCTCCGGGAGGTGATCCGGCTGGTGACCCGCTCGATCCGGGCGGAGCTCTACCAGCGCGGCACCCTCGACCTCGATCTCGGCGAGGTGCCGGTGGTCTGCGGCTCGCGGACCCGCCTCGGGCAGGTGGTGCTCAATCTGGTGGTCAACGCCCTCGAGGCGATGCGCCCCGAGCGTCGTGGCACCAACCGGCTCAAGGTGAAGCTCTGGGCCGAGGACGGCAGGGTGCGCCTGCTGGTCGAGGACAACGGGCCGGGCATCCCGCCTGCCGCCCTCGACCGGATCTTCGACCCCTTCTTCACCACCAAGGCGGACGGGGGCACGGGGCTCGGCCTCGCCATCTCCCGCCGCATCGTCGAGGAGTGTGCGGGCTCCCTCGAGGTGACGAGCGTCGAGGGCGTGGGGACGCGCTTCGTCGTCGATCTGCCTGCCGGGGTCTGA
- the malQ gene encoding 4-alpha-glucanotransferase, with product MAPRTPRPGLHDRSSGILLHPTSLPGPYGCGDLGPEAHRFVEFLHAAGQRYWQMLPVAPVGYGNSPYSALSAFAGNPLLISLDRLQEEGLLEQVPRPRLPVDRVDYERTRAFRRGQLRIAWGNFGRAGRSAFRRFCEEQAGWLEDYVLYRTIKQLHGERSWVEWAPELRDRKPAALERVRREMADELAFHRFEQWLFEKQWAELRAHAAALGVGLVGDLPIFVAHDSADVWANRELFFLDEAGQPTVIAGVPPDYFSATGQRWGNPLYRWQRLRRGGYGWWVERFRQTLHRFDAVRLDHFIGFTRYWEIPADEPTAINGKWLPGPGAHFFRAVQKALGTEELPLIAEDLGAVTPEVTALRDAFGMPGIRILQFAFGSDPQAPTFKPHHYPRNAAAYTGTHDNDTVVGWFHDPGGTGSNRTPAETEVERRYATRYLGCEAGEIHWDMIRALLVSVANLVFVPLQDVLGLGSEARMNRPGTAEGNWEWRFTRRDLTNSLAARLQQLVHDTDRGGGIAE from the coding sequence ATGGCTCCGCGCACCCCTCGTCCAGGCCTCCACGATCGATCGAGCGGCATTCTCCTCCACCCCACCTCGCTTCCCGGCCCGTACGGGTGCGGCGACCTGGGGCCGGAGGCGCACCGCTTCGTCGAATTCCTCCATGCAGCCGGACAGCGCTACTGGCAGATGCTGCCGGTGGCGCCGGTGGGCTACGGCAACTCGCCCTACTCCGCGCTCTCCGCCTTCGCCGGCAACCCGCTCCTGATCAGCCTCGACCGGCTGCAGGAGGAGGGGCTGCTCGAGCAGGTGCCGCGCCCGCGCCTGCCGGTGGACCGGGTGGACTACGAGCGGACCCGGGCCTTCCGGCGGGGGCAGCTCCGGATCGCCTGGGGCAACTTCGGCAGGGCCGGCAGGAGCGCCTTCCGCCGCTTCTGCGAGGAGCAGGCGGGCTGGCTCGAGGATTACGTGCTCTACCGCACGATCAAGCAGCTCCATGGCGAGCGTTCGTGGGTCGAGTGGGCACCCGAGCTGCGGGACCGCAAGCCCGCGGCGCTGGAGCGGGTGCGGCGGGAGATGGCGGACGAGCTCGCCTTCCACCGCTTCGAGCAGTGGCTCTTCGAGAAGCAGTGGGCGGAGCTCCGGGCCCACGCAGCTGCGCTCGGCGTGGGGCTGGTGGGTGACCTGCCCATCTTCGTGGCCCACGACAGCGCCGACGTCTGGGCCAACCGGGAGCTCTTCTTCCTCGACGAGGCGGGGCAGCCCACGGTGATCGCCGGCGTGCCGCCCGACTATTTCAGCGCCACCGGCCAGCGCTGGGGCAACCCGCTCTACCGCTGGCAGCGGCTGCGGCGCGGCGGCTACGGGTGGTGGGTGGAGCGTTTCCGCCAGACGCTCCACCGCTTCGATGCGGTGCGTCTCGACCATTTCATCGGCTTCACCCGCTATTGGGAGATCCCGGCGGACGAGCCCACCGCCATCAACGGCAAGTGGCTGCCGGGGCCCGGCGCCCACTTCTTCCGGGCGGTGCAGAAGGCGCTGGGCACGGAGGAGCTGCCCCTCATCGCCGAGGACCTCGGCGCGGTGACGCCGGAGGTGACGGCGCTGCGCGACGCGTTCGGGATGCCGGGGATCCGGATCCTCCAATTCGCCTTCGGCTCCGACCCGCAGGCGCCGACCTTCAAGCCCCACCATTATCCGCGCAACGCAGCCGCCTATACCGGCACCCACGACAACGACACGGTGGTGGGCTGGTTCCACGATCCGGGCGGCACCGGCTCGAACCGCACGCCCGCCGAGACCGAGGTGGAGCGGCGCTACGCCACCCGCTACCTCGGCTGCGAGGCGGGCGAGATCCACTGGGACATGATCCGCGCGCTCCTGGTCTCGGTGGCCAACCTCGTCTTCGTTCCCCTGCAGGACGTGCTCGGCCTCGGCTCCGAGGCACGGATGAACCGTCCCGGCACGGCAGAGGGCAATTGGGAGTGGCGCTTCACCAGGCGCGACCTCACCAATTCCCTGGCAGCCAGGCTCCAGCAGTTGGTCCACGACACCGATCGCGGTGGAGGCATCGCCGAATGA
- a CDS encoding maltokinase N-terminal cap-like domain-containing protein, with the protein MGRPWFQSGSRQMRAVEVTEAFRVGPETVIALVRVEFAEGAPETYVVPLAHADGDAGADIWGRAPNAVVCHLQLTGGGEPRAGVVFDALADAEACRPLLRAVTEQLRQQGNGGELVCSVEGELFAEAEQLEPRVHKSEHGNGAIAFGDRLFLTLFRRLGEGMNPALEIGRALVRSGNPPCTPPLLGALEYGARRREPFTVGVLHTMVASESDGRQYTREAVGRYLERIVTEDRDEVPPAVPERSLVRLAEMEPPLQIAQRIGPFLDTARQLGRRVGELHVGFAGLGSDPAFAPEPYSAMDQRSTYQTMRNVAGRVLRALRAAMPRMEPDSQQVAQELLARQDQIYERFAPLLDCKLAALRGRIHGDLNLGRFLFTGREFYLVDFEGDRTRSLVERRRKRSPLRDVATMIRSFHRVAITAMLDPALVREGDRSLATPWADAWGAWTSAAFLGCYLETARSTPFVTERAETALLLDSFSIEHLLWELGGILEENPQRADVAMHGLLLMLEAGPGAGRA; encoded by the coding sequence GTGGGCAGGCCCTGGTTCCAGAGCGGCAGCAGGCAGATGCGCGCGGTGGAGGTGACCGAGGCCTTCCGGGTCGGGCCCGAGACGGTGATCGCGCTGGTGCGGGTCGAGTTCGCCGAGGGGGCGCCGGAGACCTACGTGGTGCCCCTCGCCCATGCGGACGGCGACGCGGGGGCGGATATCTGGGGCCGGGCGCCCAACGCGGTGGTCTGCCATCTCCAGCTCACCGGCGGCGGAGAGCCGCGGGCCGGGGTTGTATTCGACGCGCTGGCAGATGCGGAGGCCTGCAGGCCGCTGCTCCGCGCGGTGACCGAGCAGCTGCGCCAGCAGGGCAACGGCGGCGAACTCGTCTGCTCGGTGGAGGGCGAGCTCTTCGCCGAGGCAGAGCAGCTCGAGCCGCGGGTCCACAAGAGCGAGCACGGCAACGGCGCCATCGCCTTCGGCGACAGGCTTTTCCTCACCCTCTTCCGCAGGCTGGGCGAGGGGATGAACCCGGCGTTGGAGATCGGCCGCGCGCTGGTGCGCAGCGGCAACCCGCCCTGCACGCCGCCGCTCCTCGGCGCGCTCGAGTACGGAGCCCGGCGGCGGGAGCCCTTCACCGTGGGCGTGCTCCACACCATGGTGGCGAGCGAGAGCGACGGGCGGCAGTACACCCGCGAGGCGGTGGGCCGCTACCTGGAGCGGATCGTCACCGAGGACCGGGACGAGGTGCCGCCGGCGGTGCCGGAGCGCTCGCTGGTGCGGCTCGCGGAGATGGAGCCACCGCTGCAGATCGCCCAGCGGATCGGGCCCTTCCTCGACACCGCGCGGCAGCTCGGGCGCCGGGTCGGCGAGCTGCACGTCGGCTTCGCCGGCCTCGGCAGCGATCCGGCCTTCGCCCCGGAGCCCTACTCGGCGATGGATCAGCGCTCCACCTACCAGACCATGCGCAACGTGGCGGGGCGCGTGCTGCGGGCGCTGCGCGCGGCGATGCCGCGGATGGAGCCGGACTCGCAGCAGGTGGCGCAGGAGCTCCTCGCGCGGCAGGACCAGATCTACGAGCGCTTCGCGCCGCTGCTCGACTGCAAGCTCGCCGCGCTGCGGGGGCGGATCCACGGCGACCTCAACCTCGGGCGCTTCCTCTTCACCGGCCGCGAGTTCTACCTCGTCGACTTCGAGGGGGATCGGACGCGCTCGCTGGTGGAGCGGCGGCGGAAGCGCTCGCCGCTGCGGGACGTGGCGACGATGATCCGCTCCTTCCACCGGGTGGCGATCACCGCGATGCTCGATCCGGCGCTGGTGCGCGAAGGGGATCGGTCGCTGGCGACGCCGTGGGCCGACGCGTGGGGCGCCTGGACCTCGGCAGCGTTCCTCGGGTGTTACCTCGAGACCGCGCGCTCGACGCCCTTCGTCACCGAGCGGGCGGAGACGGCGCTGCTGCTCGACAGCTTCTCGATCGAGCACCTGCTCTGGGAGCTGGGCGGGATCCTCGAGGAGAACCCCCAGCGGGCGGACGTGGCGATGCACGGACTGCTGCTGATGCTCGAGGCGGGGCCCGGGGCAGGCAGGGCGTAG
- a CDS encoding AI-2E family transporter, giving the protein MKTVLTVTFTVLGIAIGVFLLAKTLLALGTVVASALVAVAIDHGVQFLQSHGWRRAWAILAVLTLLALLAVGAGWLVIPEAVNQVSQLVERLPTFIEQLRESSLYATLQDRFGVDNVLGGEVQLPEETLATSVTALRHVVTWVVVVATLLFTVIFMLAFGGKLVKGLLAEATPGNRERYERFLDEVYRSVGGYLAGLAILAAINAVVNSLALALFGLPYFLPLGIVSGFGSFIPFVGAITAGALMGVVGLASGGLWIGLGVVAWYVVYQQIENNVFGPLIYRRTIQINPLVALLAVVFAAELLGIVGAILAVPAAAVAQIVVQEVVRLRRERMQLPPDVPVAESLGDAETQAEARGDREDGAPDREGR; this is encoded by the coding sequence GTGAAGACGGTCCTCACCGTCACCTTCACCGTCCTCGGGATCGCCATCGGCGTCTTCCTCCTCGCCAAGACGCTCCTCGCCCTGGGCACCGTAGTGGCCTCGGCCCTCGTCGCCGTGGCCATCGACCACGGCGTGCAGTTTCTGCAAAGCCACGGCTGGAGACGCGCCTGGGCGATCCTCGCGGTGCTCACCCTGCTCGCCCTGCTCGCCGTCGGGGCGGGATGGCTGGTTATCCCCGAGGCCGTGAACCAGGTGAGCCAGCTGGTCGAGCGCCTGCCCACCTTCATCGAGCAGCTCCGCGAGAGCTCGCTCTACGCGACCCTGCAGGACCGCTTCGGCGTCGACAACGTCCTCGGCGGCGAGGTGCAGCTGCCCGAGGAGACCCTCGCCACCTCGGTCACCGCGCTCCGCCACGTGGTCACCTGGGTGGTGGTCGTCGCCACGCTCCTCTTCACCGTGATCTTCATGCTCGCCTTCGGCGGGAAGCTGGTGAAGGGGCTCCTCGCGGAAGCGACGCCCGGCAACCGCGAGCGCTACGAACGCTTCCTCGACGAGGTCTATCGGTCGGTGGGCGGATACCTCGCCGGCCTCGCCATCCTCGCGGCGATCAACGCGGTGGTGAACTCGCTCGCGCTCGCCCTCTTCGGCCTTCCCTATTTTCTGCCGCTCGGCATCGTCAGCGGCTTCGGCTCCTTCATCCCCTTCGTCGGCGCGATCACCGCCGGCGCGCTGATGGGAGTGGTGGGCCTCGCCTCGGGCGGCCTCTGGATCGGCCTCGGCGTCGTGGCCTGGTACGTGGTCTACCAGCAGATCGAGAACAACGTCTTCGGCCCGCTGATCTACCGCCGCACCATCCAGATCAACCCGCTCGTCGCGCTCCTCGCGGTGGTCTTCGCCGCCGAGCTGCTCGGCATCGTCGGCGCCATCCTCGCCGTGCCCGCAGCAGCGGTGGCGCAGATCGTGGTGCAGGAGGTGGTTCGCCTCCGCCGCGAGCGGATGCAGCTCCCGCCCGACGTGCCGGTGGCCGAATCGCTCGGCGACGCGGAGACGCAGGCCGAGGCCCGCGGCGATCGCGAGGACGGCGCCCCGGACCGCGAAGGCCGGTAG
- a CDS encoding alanyl-tRNA editing protein produces the protein MKTPRLYWSDPLLLDFESEVTGALEQGGRPALLLRETAFYPEAGGQLADHGQAIWAGGSARLEDAREDEAGRVLHLLDPGSPLPAAGDRIRVRIDEERRRAHMSQHTGQHLLSRALLDRAAAPTISSRLGESFCTIDTPAERISDEALADAEELVARVVLEDRPVRAFLPTPEELAQLPLRRDPKVAEQIRVVDVEGFDVSPCGGTHCTTTGQVGALRITGVERYKGGLRLTFATGLRALRDAARKDRILRELAGRLTCGPDELPQVVARLQADRRDEARAAAALRERLARYVADELLAQADARDGARWVVASLADEPIEGLRAIAARIIEAPDAVALLAAPSAAGTRLVIQRGAGAGVDAGALLQRIARAGGGRGGGRADRAEGQLPPGADLPALLASLAS, from the coding sequence ATGAAGACCCCGAGGCTCTACTGGAGCGACCCGCTCCTCCTCGACTTCGAATCCGAGGTGACAGGCGCCCTCGAGCAGGGCGGCAGGCCCGCGCTCCTCCTCCGCGAGACGGCGTTCTACCCGGAGGCGGGTGGCCAGCTCGCCGACCACGGCCAGGCGATCTGGGCGGGCGGCAGCGCCCGCCTCGAAGACGCACGCGAGGACGAAGCGGGCCGCGTCCTCCACCTCCTCGATCCCGGCAGCCCGCTCCCGGCAGCCGGCGATCGGATCCGCGTCCGCATCGACGAGGAGCGCCGCCGGGCCCACATGAGCCAGCACACCGGGCAGCACCTGCTCTCCCGGGCGCTCCTCGACAGAGCCGCAGCCCCGACGATCTCCTCCCGCCTCGGCGAGAGCTTCTGCACCATCGACACCCCGGCAGAGCGCATCTCCGACGAGGCCCTGGCAGACGCGGAGGAACTGGTCGCCAGGGTGGTCCTCGAGGACCGCCCCGTGCGCGCCTTCCTGCCCACGCCCGAGGAGCTGGCCCAGCTGCCCCTGCGCCGCGACCCGAAGGTGGCGGAGCAGATCCGCGTGGTGGACGTGGAGGGCTTCGACGTCTCGCCCTGCGGCGGCACCCATTGCACCACCACCGGACAGGTGGGCGCGCTCCGGATCACCGGCGTCGAGCGCTACAAGGGCGGCCTGCGCCTCACCTTCGCCACCGGCCTGCGCGCCCTGCGCGACGCCGCCCGCAAGGATCGCATCCTCCGCGAGCTGGCGGGCAGGCTCACCTGCGGCCCCGACGAATTGCCCCAGGTCGTCGCCCGCCTCCAGGCGGATCGCAGGGACGAGGCCCGTGCAGCGGCGGCGCTCCGGGAGCGGCTCGCCCGCTACGTGGCGGACGAGCTCCTCGCGCAGGCGGATGCCCGGGACGGCGCCCGCTGGGTGGTGGCCTCCCTCGCCGACGAGCCGATCGAGGGGCTGCGCGCGATCGCCGCCCGCATCATCGAGGCGCCGGACGCGGTGGCGCTCCTCGCCGCGCCGTCCGCAGCAGGGACGCGCCTCGTGATCCAGCGCGGCGCCGGCGCAGGGGTGGACGCAGGCGCGCTCCTCCAGCGCATCGCCCGGGCCGGCGGCGGCCGTGGAGGCGGCAGGGCGGATCGGGCGGAGGGCCAGCTGCCCCCGGGCGCCGATCTCCCCGCATTGCTGGCCTCCCTCGCCAGCTGA
- a CDS encoding arginyltransferase, with amino-acid sequence MEFVVAHSEDEACPYLPGQLARMPLRLPLRPVPGQRLDELLEGGDRRAGPFLYRTACTACSACEPLRIPVARFQPTRSQRKVLRRNAGDLQIEVGRPRITPRHLELFNRHKLERGLGTTHSDATDYRLQFLETCVDTREVRYLAGGELVGVSLLDVGERAASSVYHYFDPDESRRSLGVFSVLAEIGLCASWRIDWYYLGLYVAGCRSLRYKAEYFPHERRIGGTWRSFEREDA; translated from the coding sequence GTGGAATTCGTCGTCGCCCATTCCGAGGACGAGGCCTGCCCCTATCTCCCCGGGCAGCTGGCGCGGATGCCGCTGCGCCTTCCGCTGCGCCCGGTTCCCGGGCAGCGGCTCGACGAGCTGCTCGAAGGAGGCGATCGCCGCGCGGGGCCCTTCCTCTATCGCACGGCCTGCACCGCGTGCAGCGCCTGCGAGCCCCTCCGGATCCCGGTGGCCCGCTTCCAGCCCACGCGCTCGCAGCGCAAGGTCCTGCGCCGCAATGCAGGCGACCTGCAGATCGAGGTCGGCAGGCCGCGGATCACCCCGCGCCATCTCGAGCTCTTCAACCGGCACAAGCTCGAACGCGGCCTCGGCACCACCCACAGCGACGCGACCGACTACCGGCTCCAATTCCTCGAGACCTGCGTCGATACCCGCGAAGTCCGCTACCTCGCCGGCGGCGAGCTCGTCGGCGTCAGCCTCCTCGACGTGGGCGAGCGCGCCGCCTCGAGCGTCTACCACTACTTCGATCCCGACGAGTCGCGGCGCTCCCTCGGCGTCTTCTCCGTGCTGGCGGAGATCGGCCTCTGTGCCAGCTGGCGGATCGACTGGTACTACCTCGGCCTCTACGTGGCGGGCTGCCGCAGCCTCCGCTACAAGGCCGAGTACTTCCCGCACGAGCGCCGCATCGGCGGCACGTGGCGGAGCTTCGAGCGCGAGGACGCGTAG
- a CDS encoding biotin-dependent carboxyltransferase family protein — MSEALLSPSRFVAIDGLAGPAWIQDGGRRGHLHEGVPPGGAWVPELLAAANGAVGNRWDAPAIELFVPGVLTAVGGPLTLGISGRGAVQLAEGEALRLGPPQPERLAYVAVRGGFVVPRVLGGTGLLRVASLGGWEGRPLRRGDRLPVAAAAEPFFAPPHQVAALDPRAAIRVIPGPDEGAFASGALDAFCAASWRIDPASDRTGLRLLGPALERRGADAGISLPMVEGAIEVPAGGAPIVLGPDHPTTGGYPVIATVIRADRGALAARRPGAEVRFEVVEADVARAAWAAHRARWEMLDG; from the coding sequence GTGTCTGAAGCCCTGCTTTCTCCCTCGCGCTTCGTCGCGATCGACGGGCTCGCAGGCCCCGCCTGGATCCAGGACGGCGGCAGGCGCGGCCACCTCCACGAGGGCGTGCCACCTGGCGGCGCGTGGGTCCCCGAGCTCCTCGCCGCTGCGAATGGCGCGGTGGGCAATCGCTGGGATGCACCTGCGATCGAGCTCTTCGTTCCCGGTGTGCTCACCGCCGTCGGGGGCCCGCTCACCCTCGGCATCAGCGGCAGGGGCGCGGTGCAGCTCGCCGAGGGCGAGGCCTTGCGGCTCGGCCCGCCGCAGCCCGAACGGCTGGCCTACGTGGCGGTGCGCGGCGGCTTCGTCGTGCCCCGTGTCCTCGGCGGCACCGGCTTGCTGCGGGTCGCCTCGCTCGGCGGCTGGGAGGGCCGTCCGTTGCGCCGCGGCGATCGGCTGCCTGTGGCCGCGGCCGCCGAACCCTTCTTCGCTCCACCGCACCAGGTGGCGGCGCTCGACCCCCGTGCGGCGATCCGGGTAATTCCGGGCCCGGACGAGGGCGCCTTCGCCTCCGGTGCTCTCGACGCCTTCTGCGCCGCCAGCTGGCGGATCGATCCGGCGAGCGATCGCACCGGCCTTCGCCTCCTCGGCCCGGCGCTCGAGCGCAGAGGCGCCGACGCCGGGATCTCGCTGCCGATGGTGGAGGGTGCGATCGAGGTGCCTGCAGGCGGCGCCCCCATCGTCCTCGGCCCCGACCATCCCACCACCGGCGGCTATCCCGTGATCGCCACGGTGATCCGCGCGGATCGCGGCGCCCTCGCCGCCCGGCGCCCCGGCGCGGAGGTGCGCTTCGAGGTGGTGGAGGCCGACGTGGCCCGCGCAGCCTGGGCCGCCCACCGGGCGCGCTGGGAGATGCTCGACGGCTGA
- a CDS encoding 5-oxoprolinase subunit B family protein, whose translation MSSAPAESIVVVPFGDGAVRVELPPSLRGQRRLVLDRLRALPGVRDVVVAEQHAAVVFEAEGPIPDVAAALVAVEHGGGVAAAGELVVVHVRYDGPDLPAVAAWAGRGTEEVIALHLAPTYVVETIGFQPGFAYLGSVDPRIARPRLPSPRQRVPAGSVGIAGARTGVYPFASPGGWNLIGTVVGFAPFDTERGAALQLGDRVRFERV comes from the coding sequence GTGAGCAGCGCTCCAGCGGAGTCGATCGTGGTGGTGCCCTTCGGCGACGGCGCGGTGCGGGTGGAGCTGCCTCCGTCGTTGCGAGGGCAGCGGCGGCTGGTGCTCGATCGGCTGCGTGCGCTCCCCGGCGTCCGCGACGTGGTGGTCGCCGAGCAGCATGCGGCGGTGGTCTTCGAGGCCGAGGGGCCGATCCCCGACGTCGCCGCTGCGCTTGTTGCGGTGGAGCACGGCGGCGGCGTCGCTGCTGCTGGTGAGCTGGTGGTTGTCCACGTCCGCTACGACGGTCCCGATCTGCCGGCCGTCGCGGCATGGGCCGGGCGCGGGACCGAGGAGGTGATCGCCCTGCACCTCGCCCCGACCTACGTGGTGGAGACGATCGGCTTCCAGCCGGGCTTCGCCTACCTCGGCAGCGTCGATCCCCGCATCGCCAGGCCCCGCCTCCCCTCGCCGCGCCAGCGCGTTCCCGCAGGGAGCGTCGGGATCGCCGGCGCTCGCACCGGCGTCTATCCCTTCGCCTCCCCCGGCGGCTGGAACCTCATCGGCACGGTGGTGGGCTTCGCGCCCTTCGACACCGAGCGCGGCGCCGCGCTGCAGCTCGGAGATCGGGTCCGGTTCGAGCGTGTCTGA
- a CDS encoding LamB/YcsF family protein: MAHCLLNIDLGELPDEPEALYRQAQLANVACGGHAGDRASMRRALERCRRFGVGAGAHPAYPDRAHFGRRELALAPGAVRAAVEEQCAALAAVAAEVGVGLGHVKPHGALYHAADRDPALACAVIEGASAALGSGVAVVGPPGGALESVAAELGMRFLREGFADRGLLPDGHLLPRGQPGAVLEDPAAARLQALRLAASGRFDTLCVHGDGPAAIPIAAAVRAALEAQP, from the coding sequence ATGGCCCACTGCCTGCTCAACATCGATCTCGGTGAGCTTCCCGACGAGCCGGAAGCGCTCTACCGGCAGGCCCAGCTGGCCAACGTCGCCTGCGGTGGGCACGCGGGCGATCGGGCGAGCATGCGGCGTGCGCTGGAGCGCTGCAGGCGCTTTGGCGTGGGGGCTGGCGCGCATCCCGCCTATCCCGACCGGGCGCACTTCGGCCGGCGGGAGCTGGCGCTGGCGCCCGGGGCGGTGCGGGCCGCGGTGGAGGAGCAGTGCGCGGCGCTCGCCGCGGTGGCGGCCGAGGTGGGCGTCGGTCTGGGTCACGTGAAGCCGCACGGCGCCCTGTACCACGCGGCGGATCGAGATCCGGCGCTGGCTTGCGCGGTGATCGAGGGGGCTTCCGCGGCGCTAGGCAGCGGCGTCGCGGTGGTGGGACCGCCGGGTGGCGCCCTCGAAAGCGTCGCGGCGGAGCTGGGGATGCGTTTTCTCCGCGAGGGCTTCGCCGATCGCGGCCTCCTGCCGGACGGGCACCTCCTGCCGCGGGGGCAGCCGGGGGCGGTGCTCGAGGATCCGGCGGCAGCCAGGCTCCAGGCGCTGCGGCTCGCTGCCTCCGGTCGCTTCGACACGCTCTGCGTGCATGGCGACGGCCCCGCGGCGATCCCGATCGCCGCTGCGGTCCGGGCGGCGCTGGAGGCGCAGCCGTGA